One region of Bartonella alsatica genomic DNA includes:
- the mutS gene encoding DNA mismatch repair protein MutS: MDNKSNHKNDLVPQLAPSSSSRQQRLTPMMEQYIEIKAVNSDSLLFYRMGDFYELFFSDAIEAAQALGITLTTRGKHLGEDIPMCGVPVHAADDYLQKLISRGYRVAVCEQTEDPAEAKKRGSKSIVRRDVVRLVTPGTITEEKLLDPTRANYLMTLARIKTNEGEEFALSWIDISTGIFRVTESRHERLLADIMRVDPQEIIVADSFFYDKSHKSLFNTLDRIVSPQPASLFDSITAEHDICNYFKLSTLEGVADYSRTEFSAIAAAIRYIEKTQITHHPPLMWPERQNESATLFIDAATRLSLELVRTTSGQRDGSLLKAIDRTITGGGSRLLVDRLIAPLTTPSAIDKRLDSIAFFLHNTSFAEAIKLILKGGPDMPRAVSRLALGRGGPRDIAAIQRGFEIIHEIHQLLNNQLLPQEISDVQQVFSHLPTALHCHLEQALADDLPLLKRDGGFIRPQYHKELDEMRALRDESRRVIAELQTQYAQETDIKTLKIKYNNILGYFIEVTNVQASALTNSPQAKARFIHRQTIANAMRFTTTELADLESRIAHAANHVITLELEIFDTLVHEITEQVDFIRKAAEALAILDVSIALAHLAEEQGYCRPKIDHSLTFNITAGRHPVVEQALRKQAVEPFVANNCDLSVQENHQYPAIWLLTGPNMGGKSTFLRQNALIAIMAQMGSFVPATSAHIGVIDRLFSRVGASDDLARGRSTFMMEMVETATILNHASSRSLVILDEIGRGTSTFDGLSIAWAAVEYLHEINHCRAILATHFHEMTALADKLNRLHNVTMKVKNWNGDVVFLHEVTKGAADRSYGVQVAKLAGLPEAVITRATDVLHQLEQGEMAGKGHKLIDDLPLFSLKAVSSINKETQTRCVLHEALKNIHPDELSPKEALEALYRLKQLEKTNTL, encoded by the coding sequence ATGGATAATAAGAGTAACCATAAAAATGATTTAGTCCCACAGCTCGCACCTTCATCTTCTTCCCGTCAACAACGTCTTACACCGATGATGGAGCAATATATAGAAATCAAAGCAGTTAATAGCGATTCCCTTCTCTTTTATCGTATGGGAGATTTCTATGAATTATTTTTTAGTGACGCAATCGAAGCTGCTCAGGCTTTAGGAATCACACTCACAACACGCGGAAAGCATTTAGGTGAAGATATTCCTATGTGTGGTGTTCCCGTTCATGCTGCAGATGATTATTTGCAAAAGTTGATCTCGCGCGGTTATCGCGTTGCTGTTTGTGAACAGACAGAAGATCCCGCAGAAGCTAAAAAACGTGGTTCAAAATCAATCGTTCGGCGCGATGTTGTTCGCCTTGTTACACCTGGAACTATAACAGAAGAAAAGCTTCTTGATCCAACACGTGCAAATTATCTGATGACGCTTGCTCGCATCAAGACCAACGAAGGAGAGGAATTTGCCCTTTCCTGGATTGATATCTCAACAGGTATATTTCGTGTAACAGAAAGCCGTCATGAAAGACTTTTGGCAGATATTATGCGCGTGGATCCACAGGAAATCATTGTAGCTGACTCTTTTTTCTATGATAAATCGCATAAATCACTTTTTAATACTCTTGATCGTATCGTTTCACCCCAACCAGCTAGTCTTTTTGACTCAATCACCGCTGAACACGATATTTGCAATTATTTTAAACTTTCAACCCTCGAAGGTGTTGCCGATTATTCGCGTACAGAATTCTCCGCAATAGCCGCTGCTATCCGTTATATCGAAAAAACGCAAATCACTCATCATCCTCCACTCATGTGGCCTGAACGTCAAAACGAAAGTGCTACCCTCTTTATTGATGCTGCTACCAGACTGAGTCTTGAACTTGTTCGAACCACATCTGGTCAACGAGATGGAAGCTTACTAAAAGCCATTGATCGTACTATAACAGGAGGAGGATCACGCCTTCTTGTGGATCGTTTAATTGCTCCTTTAACTACGCCTTCAGCTATTGATAAACGTTTGGATTCAATCGCCTTTTTTCTGCACAATACTTCCTTTGCAGAAGCTATAAAGCTCATTTTAAAAGGGGGACCAGATATGCCCCGCGCAGTTTCACGTTTGGCTCTTGGTCGAGGAGGTCCTCGTGATATAGCTGCAATCCAGCGCGGCTTTGAAATCATTCATGAAATTCATCAACTTCTTAACAATCAATTGCTTCCTCAAGAAATAAGTGACGTACAACAGGTTTTCTCACATTTGCCTACTGCTCTACATTGTCATTTAGAACAAGCATTAGCTGATGACCTCCCACTGCTTAAACGTGATGGTGGTTTTATTCGTCCTCAATATCATAAAGAGCTTGATGAAATGCGTGCTCTACGCGATGAGTCTCGCCGTGTCATTGCTGAACTTCAGACACAATATGCTCAAGAAACAGATATTAAGACTCTTAAAATAAAGTATAATAATATTCTAGGTTACTTTATTGAAGTAACTAATGTACAAGCATCTGCACTCACAAATAGCCCACAAGCTAAAGCGCGTTTTATTCATCGGCAAACAATAGCAAATGCTATGCGTTTTACTACAACAGAGCTTGCCGACCTTGAAAGCCGAATTGCCCACGCCGCTAATCACGTTATAACGCTTGAACTGGAAATCTTTGATACTCTTGTACATGAAATTACCGAACAGGTTGATTTTATTCGTAAAGCTGCTGAGGCACTTGCTATTTTGGATGTATCCATTGCATTAGCTCATCTTGCTGAAGAACAAGGATATTGTCGCCCTAAAATTGATCATTCCCTTACCTTTAATATTACCGCAGGACGTCATCCTGTTGTAGAGCAAGCACTCCGCAAACAAGCAGTAGAACCTTTTGTTGCCAATAACTGCGATCTCTCTGTACAAGAAAATCATCAGTATCCAGCAATTTGGCTTTTGACAGGTCCTAATATGGGAGGAAAATCAACTTTTTTACGGCAAAATGCTCTTATTGCTATTATGGCGCAGATGGGTTCCTTTGTTCCAGCAACTTCAGCACATATTGGAGTTATTGATCGTTTGTTTAGTCGTGTTGGTGCTTCCGATGACCTTGCACGAGGACGCTCAACCTTCATGATGGAAATGGTTGAAACAGCAACAATTCTTAATCATGCTAGTAGCCGTTCTCTTGTTATTCTTGATGAAATTGGACGAGGAACATCAACCTTTGATGGACTTTCAATTGCCTGGGCAGCTGTCGAATATCTTCATGAAATTAATCACTGTCGTGCTATTCTTGCCACACATTTTCATGAAATGACAGCACTAGCTGACAAGCTTAATCGCCTTCATAATGTAACAATGAAAGTCAAAAATTGGAATGGTGATGTGGTTTTTCTTCATGAAGTCACAAAAGGAGCTGCAGACCGATCCTACGGCGTACAAGTTGCAAAACTTGCTGGACTTCCCGAAGCGGTTATTACACGCGCTACAGATGTTCTACACCAATTAGAACAAGGTGAAATGGCTGGGAAAGGACATAAATTAATTGATGATTTACCGCTCTTTTCCCTTAAAGCAGTATCTTCCATAAATAAAGAAACACAAACACGTTGCGTGCTTCATGAAGCTTTAAAAAATATCCATCCTGATGAACTTTCACCTAAAGAGGCTTTAGAAGCACTTTATCGTCTCAAACAATTGGAAAAAACAAATACTTTATAG
- a CDS encoding NADP-dependent malic enzyme: MKKSEQDQKTHQLVYNTSEREALDFHSRGRPGKLEIIATKSMATQHDLALAYSPGVAVPVKAIAENPALAYEYTAKGNLVAVISNGTAVLGLGNLGALASKPVMEGKAVLFKRFADIDSIDLEIDTNDPEDFINLVRHLEPSFGGINLEDIKAPECFIIESRLREVMNIPIFHDDQHGTAIIVAAGVLNALYLTGRDMQNTRLVCNGAGSAGIACLELIKAMGFRSENIILCDTKGVVYEGRKEGMNQWKSAHAVRTDKRTLAEAMEGADIFFGVSAKGAITPEMVKSMASQPIIFAMANPDPEITPEEVMQVRDDAIVATGRSDYPNQINNVLCFPYIFRGALDVRATVINEDMKIAAAKALAGLAYEEVPDSVAEAYQGKRLKFGPNYIIPAPFDPRLFTVVSIAVAKAAMESGVAQKHIDDLEAYERDLRARRDPISSMMRGIYNHVRQAPKQIVFAEGEEEQVIRAAVSYVHQKLGSAILIGREEQVRKTAAIAGINLEREGISIMNAKLSCRTDAYANYLYKKMQRQGWLLRDCHRRINNDRNYFTGCMVALGDADAMVTGVTRNYETALIDIRRVINEKPKERLIGISMAICRGRTVFIADTAVYENPNAEELADIAEQTASFVHGLGYKPRVAFVAFSTFAYMKGQVMQHIQDAISILHERKVSFEFDGEMSADVALNLKLMQQYPFMGLTEPANILVMPGYHASSIASKMLQELGEATLIGPILIGLEKSVQIVPFSGNDTDVVNIAMLAAYHAIKL, encoded by the coding sequence ATGAAAAAAAGTGAGCAGGATCAGAAAACGCATCAATTAGTTTATAATACGAGTGAGCGAGAAGCTCTTGATTTTCATAGTCGTGGTCGACCAGGCAAGCTTGAAATTATCGCAACAAAATCCATGGCAACGCAACATGATTTAGCGCTTGCTTATTCACCAGGAGTTGCTGTTCCAGTTAAAGCAATTGCTGAAAATCCAGCGTTAGCTTATGAATATACAGCAAAGGGTAATCTTGTGGCTGTTATATCAAATGGAACAGCTGTTTTGGGTTTAGGCAATTTAGGTGCACTTGCATCTAAGCCAGTGATGGAAGGCAAAGCAGTGCTTTTTAAACGCTTTGCCGATATTGATTCAATCGATCTGGAAATTGATACAAACGATCCAGAAGATTTTATCAATCTGGTGCGTCATTTAGAACCTTCTTTTGGAGGCATCAATCTTGAAGATATTAAAGCTCCAGAGTGTTTTATTATTGAGAGTCGCTTACGCGAAGTCATGAATATTCCCATTTTTCATGACGATCAACATGGTACAGCAATTATTGTAGCTGCTGGTGTGCTCAATGCCTTGTATTTGACAGGGCGTGATATGCAAAATACCCGATTGGTCTGTAATGGTGCTGGTTCTGCTGGAATTGCTTGTCTTGAGTTGATTAAAGCGATGGGATTTCGATCTGAAAATATTATACTATGTGATACAAAGGGTGTTGTTTATGAAGGTCGTAAAGAGGGAATGAATCAGTGGAAATCTGCTCATGCTGTTCGAACCGATAAACGTACTCTCGCTGAAGCGATGGAAGGCGCAGACATATTTTTTGGGGTTTCTGCTAAAGGTGCAATTACTCCTGAAATGGTAAAGTCAATGGCTTCTCAACCGATCATTTTTGCTATGGCTAATCCTGATCCAGAAATTACGCCAGAAGAAGTTATGCAAGTGCGTGATGATGCCATTGTGGCAACAGGCCGTTCGGATTATCCTAATCAAATTAATAATGTCCTTTGTTTTCCTTATATATTTCGTGGTGCGCTTGATGTACGTGCGACAGTTATTAATGAAGATATGAAGATTGCTGCTGCAAAAGCTCTTGCAGGTTTGGCGTATGAGGAAGTGCCTGACAGTGTTGCGGAAGCTTATCAAGGAAAGCGATTGAAATTCGGACCCAATTATATTATTCCCGCCCCTTTTGATCCACGTTTATTTACGGTTGTTTCAATAGCGGTGGCAAAAGCTGCGATGGAAAGCGGTGTTGCTCAAAAGCATATCGATGATTTAGAAGCTTATGAGCGTGATTTGAGGGCAAGACGTGATCCCATTTCGTCAATGATGCGTGGAATTTATAATCATGTACGTCAAGCGCCAAAACAAATTGTCTTTGCAGAAGGTGAAGAAGAGCAGGTAATTCGGGCAGCTGTTTCTTATGTTCATCAAAAACTAGGATCAGCGATTTTGATTGGTCGTGAAGAACAAGTGAGAAAAACTGCTGCTATTGCTGGTATTAATCTTGAGCGTGAAGGTATTTCTATTATGAATGCTAAGCTCTCCTGTCGCACGGATGCTTACGCGAATTATCTTTATAAAAAAATGCAACGGCAAGGTTGGCTATTACGTGATTGTCATCGTCGTATCAATAATGATCGCAATTATTTTACCGGATGTATGGTAGCATTAGGGGATGCTGATGCAATGGTTACAGGGGTAACACGCAATTATGAAACAGCGTTGATTGATATACGTCGGGTGATTAATGAAAAACCAAAAGAGCGTTTGATTGGTATTTCAATGGCTATTTGCCGTGGAAGAACTGTATTTATTGCAGATACAGCTGTGTATGAGAATCCTAACGCTGAAGAACTTGCTGATATAGCAGAACAAACGGCCTCTTTTGTTCATGGGTTGGGATATAAACCACGAGTAGCATTTGTAGCATTTTCTACTTTTGCTTATATGAAAGGGCAGGTCATGCAACATATTCAGGATGCTATTAGTATTTTGCATGAACGCAAAGTGAGTTTTGAATTTGATGGAGAAATGAGTGCTGATGTAGCACTTAATTTGAAATTGATGCAGCAATATCCTTTTATGGGATTAACGGAACCAGCTAACATTTTAGTAATGCCTGGGTATCATGCCTCTTCTATTGCTAGCAAAATGTTGCAAGAGCTTGGTGAAGCAACTCTTATTGGACCTATTCTGATTGGATTGGAGAAATCTGTCCAAATTGTACCGTTTAGTGGAAACGATACGGATGTCGTCAATATCGCAATGCTAGCAGCTTACCATGCGATAAAGTTGTAA
- the secB gene encoding protein-export chaperone SecB, whose translation MAEGEINNSGGEPVFAVLTQYLKDFSFENPSAPRSLRPREKTPQIDININVNANPIGDDNYDVILSLSVKANDDTETLFHVELIYGGVFHIKNIPQEHVMPLVFIECPRLLFPFARQIISEATQNGGFPPLWIDPIDFAALFQKRLAEEQKDNQSQA comes from the coding sequence ATGGCCGAAGGTGAAATAAATAACAGTGGTGGAGAGCCAGTTTTTGCTGTATTGACACAATATTTAAAAGATTTCTCATTTGAGAACCCAAGTGCTCCTCGTTCACTACGGCCACGTGAAAAAACACCACAAATCGATATCAATATTAATGTCAACGCAAACCCAATTGGTGATGATAATTATGATGTCATCTTATCCCTTTCCGTTAAGGCTAATGATGACACTGAAACACTGTTTCATGTAGAATTAATTTATGGTGGTGTTTTTCATATTAAAAACATTCCACAAGAGCATGTTATGCCTCTTGTTTTTATTGAATGTCCTCGTCTTTTGTTTCCATTTGCTCGGCAAATCATATCTGAAGCCACCCAAAATGGTGGTTTTCCACCTTTGTGGATTGATCCAATTGATTTTGCAGCATTGTTTCAAAAACGTCTTGCTGAAGAACAAAAAGATAATCAGAGTCAGGCATAA
- a CDS encoding FxsA family protein, giving the protein MIKFYPINLRFFIIIFLSALLIEIAGFIFIGKEIGILATLSLVVFTAIVGSFLLRIQGLSLLKNIQYELIQGHKLKNNIINDAFIILGAILLILPGFVSDILGILLLIKPIRSIIWHLFESFRKKLNTHTKNKPNAQNDSEKIIDLKAEDYKIYDITESPWRQNDDNH; this is encoded by the coding sequence GTGATAAAGTTTTACCCTATAAATCTTCGCTTTTTTATCATTATCTTCCTTAGTGCCCTCTTGATCGAAATCGCCGGTTTTATTTTTATTGGTAAAGAAATTGGGATTTTAGCAACTTTGAGTTTAGTTGTTTTCACAGCAATAGTTGGAAGTTTTTTGTTGCGAATTCAAGGCCTTAGCCTTTTAAAAAATATACAATATGAACTTATCCAAGGACATAAACTGAAAAACAATATTATCAATGATGCTTTCATTATCCTTGGCGCGATTTTGCTTATTTTGCCGGGATTTGTAAGCGATATTTTGGGAATATTACTCCTTATCAAGCCAATCCGTTCTATTATCTGGCATTTATTCGAATCATTTAGAAAAAAATTAAACACTCACACTAAAAATAAACCTAATGCACAAAATGATTCCGAAAAAATAATTGATCTTAAAGCAGAAGACTACAAAATTTATGATATTACAGAATCTCCTTGGCGTCAAAATGATGATAATCATTGA